One segment of Paenibacillus sp. FSL R7-0337 DNA contains the following:
- a CDS encoding DUF3888 domain-containing protein, whose protein sequence is MIQNITFQKIELYEKLLPYMNEQLRTAYFSLLTTTPQLYPYLVQVEQVERLNGFRSFDFQITLRAFPTVGPHISVGEDLFTYRISSSQVKLVEYKHLKGPERHHFPPNYLDILR, encoded by the coding sequence ATGATCCAAAATATTACTTTCCAGAAAATTGAACTCTATGAAAAATTGCTTCCATACATGAATGAACAGCTGAGGACAGCCTATTTCAGTCTTTTGACCACAACGCCTCAGTTGTATCCTTATCTGGTTCAAGTAGAGCAGGTAGAGAGGTTGAACGGCTTCCGCAGCTTTGACTTTCAGATTACGCTGAGAGCCTTCCCTACGGTGGGACCGCATATCAGCGTGGGCGAGGATCTGTTTACCTATAGAATCTCATCATCACAAGTTAAGCTAGTAGAATACAAACACCTAAAGGGACCGGAGCGGCATCATTTTCCGCCAAATTACCTGGATATTTTAAGGTGA
- a CDS encoding ABC transporter permease — MSTLIKPGVDRNLKNHTSFGQVVRNSLTMAYRGLLKIRRTPEQLFDVTFQPIIFTLMFTYIFGGAIAGDVASYLPVIIPGILVQTVITTSVVTGVQLREDMEKGVFDRFKSLPIARIAPLAGALLADTIRYTIATVLTFVMGYIMGLRPEGGIGGVALAAVLVIGCSWAISWIFAFFGVIARTASSVQGISMIVLFPLTFLSNAFVPVETMPKWLQWFVNNNPISHLVTAVRELVNHGTVGSDLVYSLIGAAVIVAVFAPITVRAYMRRT; from the coding sequence ATGAGTACTTTAATCAAGCCGGGTGTAGACCGTAATTTAAAAAACCATACCAGCTTCGGCCAAGTGGTACGTAATTCCTTAACGATGGCCTACAGAGGACTGCTCAAGATCCGGCGTACACCGGAGCAATTGTTTGACGTCACGTTTCAGCCGATTATATTCACCTTGATGTTCACGTATATCTTCGGCGGGGCGATTGCCGGTGATGTGGCAAGTTATCTGCCGGTAATCATTCCGGGAATCTTGGTGCAGACCGTAATTACGACCTCTGTCGTCACCGGTGTCCAGCTGCGGGAGGACATGGAGAAAGGGGTGTTCGACCGCTTCAAATCGCTGCCGATTGCCCGGATTGCCCCTCTCGCAGGAGCGCTGTTAGCAGATACGATACGTTATACGATTGCTACGGTACTCACCTTCGTAATGGGCTACATCATGGGCTTGCGGCCGGAAGGCGGCATCGGCGGGGTTGCCCTGGCGGCGGTTCTGGTCATCGGCTGCTCCTGGGCCATCAGCTGGATCTTTGCCTTTTTCGGTGTAATCGCCCGCACGGCATCCAGTGTACAGGGGATTTCAATGATCGTGTTATTCCCGCTAACGTTCCTCTCGAATGCCTTCGTGCCGGTTGAAACGATGCCGAAATGGCTTCAGTGGTTCGTGAATAACAATCCGATCTCGCATCTGGTCACTGCTGTCCGTGAACTGGTCAACCATGGAACGGTAGGCAGTGATCTGGTCTACTCCCTGATCGGAGCCGCTGTGATTGTGGCGGTCTTCGCTCCAATTACCGTGCGTGCGTATATGCGCCGGACGTAA
- a CDS encoding daunorubicin resistance protein DrrA family ABC transporter ATP-binding protein gives MKQTQSAGQSSSYAIEAQGLVKIYGSNRAVDGVDLKVGTGMIYGVLGPNGAGKTTVIRMLATLLRPDAGSARIFGHDVAKEPQIVRQLIGVTGQYASVDESLSATENLVIFSRLHGLGRAESRSKASELLEEFGLTEAAKRPLKNFSGGMRRRLDLAASLIAQPPLIFLDEPTTGLDPRTRNQMWETIRRLVNTGSTVLLTTQYLEEADQLADRIAVIDTGKVVAEGTVDELKSSVGSSSLHLKVVQPQQLLKAQQIVEQVLQVRSNLSAEAAKIIAPMGNVDRVTDLLIALREASIPLLEMSVQKPTLDEVFLTLTGHGVKEDAGLVTDSAQKKGVLA, from the coding sequence ATGAAGCAGACACAATCAGCAGGGCAGAGCAGCAGCTACGCCATTGAAGCGCAGGGATTGGTCAAAATCTACGGGAGCAACCGGGCCGTGGATGGGGTGGATCTCAAGGTAGGCACAGGAATGATCTATGGGGTGCTGGGTCCCAATGGTGCCGGGAAGACAACCGTAATTCGCATGCTGGCGACCCTACTGCGGCCTGACGCAGGTTCGGCGCGTATCTTCGGACATGATGTGGCAAAAGAACCGCAGATCGTGCGTCAGTTAATCGGAGTGACGGGTCAATATGCATCGGTGGATGAATCGCTTAGCGCAACGGAGAATCTGGTGATCTTCTCCAGGCTTCATGGCCTGGGGCGTGCGGAGTCGCGCAGCAAGGCCTCTGAGCTGCTGGAGGAATTCGGCTTGACGGAAGCAGCGAAGCGCCCGCTGAAGAATTTCTCCGGAGGGATGCGCCGGCGGCTGGATCTGGCGGCCAGTCTAATTGCGCAACCGCCGCTCATTTTCCTGGATGAGCCGACAACGGGACTTGATCCCCGGACGCGCAATCAGATGTGGGAGACGATCCGCAGGCTGGTGAATACGGGATCAACGGTCCTGCTGACGACCCAATATCTTGAAGAAGCGGATCAACTGGCGGACCGGATTGCCGTGATTGATACCGGTAAGGTGGTTGCAGAGGGAACCGTTGATGAACTCAAGAGCTCGGTTGGCAGCTCCTCGCTTCACCTGAAGGTGGTCCAACCGCAGCAGTTGCTGAAGGCGCAGCAGATTGTGGAGCAGGTGCTTCAGGTACGCTCTAACCTGTCCGCAGAAGCAGCCAAAATTATTGCACCGATGGGGAACGTGGACCGGGTAACCGATCTGCTGATCGCCCTTCGCGAGGCCAGCATACCGCTCCTTGAGATGAGTGTGCAGAAGCCGACGCTGGATGAAGTATTCTTGACCTTAACCGGTCATGGCGTCAAGGAAGATGCGGGGCTTGTCACGGATAGCGCACAGAAGAAGGGGGTACTAGCATGA
- a CDS encoding phosphotransferase has product MGGTNVWDAEWEVSEEQARTLIGRQFPQLSSKQVKRLGWGWDNTVFLIGDEYVFRFPRRTFAVGAIRMEGKLLPKLEAYLTIPYPKPLFYGEASDEYPAPFLGYAHVPGDFPIGLTEERRALSAETLAKFLRRLHEFPVRAALKCGVQQDHRSLTDIASRKVKLEGFLSKVVGHLSPEESGVIEAYISRLQKDRVEAVNVLLHGDLHFKNMLVNENGIVSGIIDWGDLSVGHPACDLSVAYSFLPPYARGVFFETYGGADEETKLLARLIAVYIPMLILMQAVDDGNEAIAAEAKSNIMRALSD; this is encoded by the coding sequence ATGGGAGGAACGAATGTATGGGATGCGGAGTGGGAGGTTAGCGAAGAACAGGCGCGGACGCTGATCGGCAGACAATTCCCTCAGCTGTCTTCGAAGCAAGTGAAGCGACTAGGCTGGGGCTGGGACAATACGGTTTTTCTCATCGGTGACGAGTACGTGTTCCGGTTTCCAAGAAGGACGTTTGCAGTTGGCGCGATTCGTATGGAGGGGAAGCTGCTGCCGAAGCTGGAGGCCTATTTGACTATCCCCTATCCGAAACCGTTGTTTTATGGCGAAGCAAGTGACGAATACCCGGCACCATTTCTTGGCTATGCTCACGTGCCAGGCGATTTCCCCATCGGTTTGACGGAAGAACGCCGGGCTTTATCGGCAGAGACGCTGGCGAAATTTTTGCGGAGATTGCATGAGTTCCCGGTGCGGGCGGCACTGAAGTGCGGAGTTCAGCAAGATCATCGAAGCTTGACGGACATAGCATCGCGCAAAGTGAAATTGGAGGGCTTTCTATCGAAGGTGGTTGGACACTTGTCGCCGGAGGAGTCCGGTGTGATCGAAGCGTATATTAGCAGGCTGCAAAAGGACCGTGTCGAGGCGGTGAATGTACTGCTGCATGGCGATCTTCATTTCAAAAATATGCTTGTGAATGAGAACGGAATCGTCTCCGGCATCATTGATTGGGGAGATCTGAGCGTAGGCCATCCGGCTTGCGATTTGAGCGTTGCTTATAGCTTTTTACCACCTTACGCCCGCGGCGTGTTTTTCGAAACGTACGGAGGAGCGGACGAGGAAACGAAGCTGCTGGCGCGGCTGATCGCGGTATACATCCCCATGCTGATCCTAATGCAAGCGGTCGATGACGGAAATGAAGCGATTGCGGCAGAGGCGAAATCCAACATCATGCGGGCACTGTCGGATTAG
- a CDS encoding GNAT family N-acetyltransferase, translated as MIELQSSEYSRIKHLLAHREGEFIFVFVHGVIDLDQPGRIFVNNLDQPTAGLVTSRGGKYYLFGQEDDEQFNRSLLDFLANPANHANFYDLYFSSSQWLALLKEPLKDNTVELSRTHYKMNSNAKAPADIQEDSGEFVLTRIDEQLFERYIQELDDSYRLLWTSAETYLDRAFGYCYLNESGFVSACNTFYVGGGYIEPDIITHKEYRNQGLAFRLCQEFIALARQRQLTTYWDCDTGNTGSNHLAAKLGLVKVGEVPILWWHESKEVIAKYLATYNYTT; from the coding sequence ATGATTGAATTACAGTCTAGTGAGTATAGTAGAATCAAGCATCTTCTAGCGCATAGAGAAGGAGAATTCATCTTTGTATTTGTTCATGGGGTCATAGATCTTGATCAGCCAGGCAGAATATTTGTGAATAACTTAGATCAGCCGACTGCGGGGCTTGTCACAAGCCGAGGCGGAAAATATTATCTGTTCGGGCAGGAAGATGATGAGCAGTTCAATCGAAGCCTGCTTGATTTCTTAGCCAATCCGGCCAATCACGCGAATTTCTATGATTTGTACTTCTCCTCCAGTCAATGGCTAGCGCTGCTGAAAGAACCTTTGAAAGACAACACAGTGGAGCTCAGTAGAACTCATTATAAGATGAACAGTAACGCTAAAGCGCCTGCTGACATTCAGGAGGATTCTGGAGAATTTGTTTTAACTAGAATTGATGAGCAGTTGTTTGAACGCTACATTCAGGAGCTGGATGATAGTTACCGGTTACTGTGGACTTCGGCTGAGACCTATCTGGACAGGGCCTTTGGTTATTGTTATTTGAATGAGAGCGGATTTGTAAGCGCTTGTAATACTTTTTATGTGGGTGGCGGCTATATTGAACCGGATATCATCACGCACAAGGAATACCGTAATCAAGGGTTGGCGTTCAGACTGTGTCAAGAATTCATAGCGCTTGCCCGTCAGCGGCAGCTAACAACATATTGGGATTGTGATACCGGCAATACTGGCTCCAATCATCTGGCCGCTAAGTTAGGTCTGGTGAAGGTAGGCGAAGTTCCTATTCTGTGGTGGCATGAGAGTAAGGAAGTCATTGCGAAATATTTAGCCACCTACAACTATACTACCTAA
- a CDS encoding CDP-alcohol phosphatidyltransferase family protein, producing the protein MKLVPNCITLSRIGLALLLLYLAPLGTGFTVVYLLCGITDLLDGPIARMSGTVSSLGAKLDSVADMTLAGTALYTLYPFLGLTFGLLLWIVLIAVIRGASILTALRKFSTYGSIHTYGNKLAGLLLFLTPLLLPYVNQAIWTIAVCLIATLSAIEELILLLISSELQLDRKGLYVRR; encoded by the coding sequence ATGAAGCTTGTCCCCAACTGCATCACGCTCAGCCGGATCGGGCTGGCTCTTCTGCTGCTGTACCTGGCGCCGCTGGGCACGGGCTTCACTGTAGTCTACCTCCTGTGCGGAATTACCGATCTGCTGGATGGCCCTATTGCCCGAATGTCCGGTACAGTTAGCAGCCTCGGTGCCAAGCTCGATTCCGTGGCCGATATGACGCTGGCAGGCACTGCACTCTATACCTTATATCCGTTCCTTGGTCTGACCTTCGGCCTCCTCCTGTGGATCGTGCTGATTGCCGTTATCCGGGGAGCCTCCATCCTGACCGCGCTGCGCAAATTCAGCACCTACGGCAGCATTCATACCTACGGGAACAAGCTGGCCGGATTGCTGCTATTCCTTACACCGTTGCTGCTTCCCTATGTGAATCAGGCGATCTGGACAATAGCTGTATGCTTAATAGCCACTCTATCTGCAATCGAGGAACTGATCCTGCTTCTGATCTCAAGTGAGCTGCAGCTGGACCGCAAGGGATTGTATGTGCGGCGCTGA
- a CDS encoding N-acetylmuramoyl-L-alanine amidase, with amino-acid sequence MRKMYLIAAAWLTLLILAACSNGADSGSGGKIAGTSLSEGPAEEAALPAPAARSDQPQSSSQPYLGKVYKVVVDPGHGGDDPGAVSVSGRMEKDFNLGLSEKIAANVEQDPQLEILLTRTGDAFISSQELFRPQFANNLPADLFISIHGNTYEDASASGTETFYYHEESLAWAETIHKHVIQATGLKDRDVKKGNFFVLRDTVMPSVLLELGYLTNPGDEAKMWTSGFQESVASAVVDGIREYLGLE; translated from the coding sequence ATGAGGAAAATGTACCTGATAGCTGCCGCATGGCTCACCTTGCTGATACTGGCGGCATGCAGTAATGGGGCAGACAGCGGATCAGGCGGGAAGATTGCCGGTACCAGCCTCAGTGAGGGTCCGGCTGAGGAGGCTGCTCTTCCTGCACCTGCTGCCAGATCGGATCAGCCGCAGAGCAGCAGCCAGCCCTACCTGGGCAAAGTCTATAAGGTTGTAGTAGATCCGGGGCACGGCGGGGATGATCCCGGGGCAGTCTCTGTCAGCGGACGTATGGAGAAGGATTTCAATCTGGGCCTGTCAGAGAAAATCGCAGCCAATGTGGAGCAGGACCCGCAGCTTGAGATCCTGCTTACCCGGACCGGAGATGCTTTTATCTCCTCACAAGAGCTGTTCCGGCCCCAGTTCGCCAATAATTTGCCCGCAGACCTGTTCATCTCCATTCATGGCAATACCTATGAGGATGCATCGGCATCGGGTACAGAAACCTTTTATTATCATGAAGAATCCTTGGCTTGGGCCGAGACAATACATAAGCATGTCATTCAAGCTACCGGCCTCAAAGACCGCGACGTGAAAAAAGGGAATTTCTTCGTCCTGCGCGATACGGTAATGCCGTCGGTGCTGCTGGAGCTGGGCTACCTGACGAATCCCGGCGACGAGGCGAAGATGTGGACCTCCGGGTTCCAGGAGAGCGTGGCCTCCGCTGTTGTAGATGGGATTAGGGAGTATCTGGGGCTGGAATGA
- a CDS encoding multidrug efflux SMR transporter, with the protein MRGYFALSIAIISEIFGTTMLKLSDGFSSVLPSIGVVLGMGLAFYCLSISLRTIPLSLAYAIWSGVGTALTALIGILIWNDPFNLLTGISLLIIIGGLVLLNSPDKAGRESTPEAGGKELPE; encoded by the coding sequence ATGAGAGGTTACTTCGCGCTAAGCATCGCTATTATTTCGGAAATCTTCGGTACGACTATGCTTAAGCTCTCCGATGGATTCAGCAGTGTTCTGCCGTCGATCGGGGTAGTGCTTGGAATGGGGCTGGCTTTTTACTGCTTATCGATTAGTCTTCGCACCATACCTCTAAGCCTGGCTTATGCCATCTGGTCTGGCGTGGGAACGGCGCTGACGGCACTGATCGGCATCCTGATCTGGAATGATCCGTTCAATCTGCTCACCGGCATCAGTCTGCTGATCATCATCGGGGGGCTGGTGCTGCTGAATTCACCGGATAAGGCCGGCCGGGAGAGCACCCCTGAAGCGGGCGGGAAGGAGTTACCCGAATGA
- a CDS encoding multidrug efflux SMR transporter: MNAYVLLSLAIVSEVFGSSMLKASNGFKKLLPSIAVVAGMGLAFFNLSLALKEIPLGTAYAIWSGVGTALTALVGVLVYKERLNVRKIAGLILIIGGVVLLKLSTGV, encoded by the coding sequence TTGAATGCTTATGTGTTATTATCGTTAGCCATTGTGAGCGAGGTCTTCGGCAGCTCTATGCTGAAGGCATCGAACGGGTTCAAAAAGCTGCTTCCCTCCATTGCGGTGGTCGCCGGTATGGGCCTGGCGTTCTTCAATCTGTCGCTGGCGCTGAAGGAGATTCCTCTCGGGACAGCTTATGCCATCTGGTCTGGCGTAGGAACGGCGTTAACCGCACTGGTTGGCGTACTGGTCTATAAGGAACGTCTGAATGTGCGGAAAATAGCAGGCTTAATTCTCATCATTGGCGGTGTGGTTCTGCTGAAGCTGTCAACGGGGGTGTAG
- a CDS encoding SGNH/GDSL hydrolase family protein — MSSNSHLQIQPLTEIKHLKIHGRTTGALSPLTLFWTGSAIEVNLQASELWLEVESGYDHHESWISILINSVPVSRQMVNAGRHWVCIFRGMNPERVKNIRIVKEVQAMSGDPGAYLQFHAVLTDGSFLPVEAKPYRLEFIGDSITSGEGVIGATSEEDWIPAWFSGVHNYTAITAEAVQAEFRVISQSGWGVLSSWDNNPGGNIPDIYEQVCGLLTGPRNEALGAHQVNDFAAWQPDVVVVNLGTNDDGAFNSPEWLEEDTGRIYKQRLNEDGSYHEEELAAFEAAVTRFLAKLRSYNPGAHLLWVYGMLGLSLMPSIYRAVDEYMKSTGDKNVSVFQLPNTTSETAGARTHPGLPAHQQTAGELSGYIRGLLSGS; from the coding sequence ATGAGCAGCAATTCTCACTTACAGATACAGCCTTTGACAGAGATCAAGCATCTGAAGATCCATGGCAGAACGACCGGAGCGCTGAGCCCTCTGACGTTATTCTGGACGGGCAGTGCGATAGAGGTGAACCTCCAGGCCTCTGAGCTGTGGCTTGAAGTAGAGTCCGGCTACGATCATCACGAGTCCTGGATCAGTATATTGATCAACTCCGTTCCCGTCAGCAGACAGATGGTGAATGCCGGAAGGCACTGGGTCTGCATATTCAGAGGAATGAATCCTGAGCGGGTGAAGAATATCCGGATTGTAAAAGAGGTTCAGGCGATGAGCGGCGATCCCGGCGCCTATCTCCAGTTCCATGCGGTCCTTACTGACGGCAGCTTCCTGCCTGTTGAAGCGAAGCCGTACCGGCTGGAGTTCATTGGTGACAGCATCACATCAGGTGAGGGTGTAATTGGTGCCACAAGTGAAGAGGACTGGATTCCCGCCTGGTTCAGCGGCGTTCATAACTACACAGCGATAACTGCCGAGGCCGTGCAGGCCGAATTCCGGGTGATCTCACAGAGCGGATGGGGCGTGCTCTCCAGTTGGGACAACAATCCTGGAGGCAATATCCCTGACATCTACGAGCAGGTCTGTGGTCTGCTGACAGGTCCCCGTAATGAGGCACTTGGGGCACATCAGGTGAATGATTTTGCTGCCTGGCAACCGGATGTGGTTGTAGTTAACCTGGGCACCAACGATGACGGCGCGTTCAACTCCCCGGAGTGGCTGGAGGAGGACACCGGGCGCATCTATAAGCAGCGGCTGAATGAAGATGGAAGCTATCATGAGGAGGAGCTGGCCGCCTTCGAGGCCGCGGTTACGAGGTTCTTGGCGAAGCTGAGAAGCTATAACCCCGGGGCGCATCTTCTCTGGGTGTATGGGATGCTGGGCCTCTCCCTGATGCCGTCGATCTACCGTGCGGTGGATGAGTACATGAAGTCCACGGGCGACAAGAATGTGTCGGTGTTCCAGCTGCCGAATACGACCAGCGAGACAGCAGGAGCGCGGACCCATCCGGGGCTGCCTGCCCATCAGCAGACTGCAGGGGAGTTAAGCGGCTATATCCGGGGACTTTTGTCAGGGTCATGA